A portion of the Aquila chrysaetos chrysaetos chromosome 4, bAquChr1.4, whole genome shotgun sequence genome contains these proteins:
- the TMEM70 gene encoding transmembrane protein 70, mitochondrial, whose protein sequence is MYQKKKYEVGRQKKERRGGDAEAELPGRRFLPRGWRQPRRPRARLPWQQVTSFQGVAVRSLCTSSPHEHPEHGRLVYKGNLAKAVLGVRFFSYSTSIFNLFMMPYIMLKTGIGFESLLIQAAFYGLIGFFTFVTPVTLHVLTKGYVIRLYYKDEMDTYTAITYNAILAEKATVFHQKDVKIPDITKMFTTFYAKTKSMLVNPTLFPNPQDYNHLMGYDKSFYFNLEEEKEAGEKK, encoded by the exons AtgtatcagaaaaagaaatatgaggTTGGGAGACAGAAGAAG GAGCGGCGCGGGGGAGATGCTGAGGCGGAGTTGCCCGGGCGGCGGTTCCTGCCCCGGGGCTGGCGGCAGCCGAGGCGTCCGAGGGCCCGCCTTCCCTGGCAGCAG GTTACATCTTTTCAAGGAGTGGCTGTTCGCAGCCTCTGCACATCCTCCCCTCATGAGCACCCAGAACACGGAAGATTAGTTTATAAAGGAAATTTGGCAAAGGCAGTGTTAG GTGTGAGGTTTTTCTCTTACTCCACCAGCATATTCAACCTGTTCATGATGCCCTACATCATGCTCAAAACGGGTATTGGATTTGAAAGTCTGCTTATACAAGCTGCCTTTTATGGGTTGATCgggttttttacatttgtaaCACCGGTTACTTTGCATGTCCTTACAAAAGGCTATGTGATTCGACTCTATTATAAAGATGAAATGGACACATATACAGCCATTACATACAATGCGATCTTGGCAGAAAAAGCGACTGTTTTCCATCAGAAAGATGTAAAGATTCCAGACATCACCAAGATGTTTACAACATTTTATGCTAAAACAAAATCAATGCTTGTTAATCCGACACTTTTCCCAAATCCTCAGGATTATAACCATCTCATGGGCTATGacaaatccttttattttaacttagaagaggaaaaggaagctggtgaaaagaaataa